One Triticum dicoccoides isolate Atlit2015 ecotype Zavitan chromosome 5B, WEW_v2.0, whole genome shotgun sequence genomic window carries:
- the LOC119312980 gene encoding F-box protein PP2-B1-like, protein MKQSRKESGQEVPEECLAKVIGLTSPADACRATAVSAAFQSAADSDAVWERFLPLDCDAVLERAVHLVDSSSKKELFMDLSDDHVLLDGGKRSFGLHRSSGAKCYMLSVSEMGIAWVTADLYWIKRSDPDSRFSKVAELMSVCWFSISDRISSKELSPGTQYAAYLVYKLTQDASGLSSPRQISFIEVGGQLVGSIHPASLHPCDRCSCATRDGESSSSSTTSTTNVAAVQVHEHMKDEGGLIVRYPRQRVDGWLEFEIGDFHTGDEAAAAVDVLMVLQELEELQWKKGLIIEGIEIRPRN, encoded by the exons ATGAAGCAGTCAAGGAAGGAAAGCGGTCAGGAAGTCCCGGAGGAGTGCCTTGCGAAGGTCATCGGCCTGACCTCGCCTGCCGACGCCTGCCGCGCCACCGCGGTATCCGCGGCCTTCCAGTCGGCGGCAGACTCTGACGCCGTGTGGGAGAGGTTCCTGCCGCTGGACTGCGACGCCGTCCTGGAGCGGGCCGTCCACCTCGTGGATTCCTCCTCCAAGAAGGAGCTCTTCATGGACCTCAGCGACGACCATGTCCTCCTCGACGGCGGCAAGAGG AGTTTTGGGCTCCACCGATCGAGCGGCGCCAAGTGCTACATGCTATCTGTGAGTGAGATGGGAATCGCTTGGGTTACAGCAGATCTGTACTGGATAAAGAGGTCGGACCCAGATTCAAG GTTCTCCAAGGTGGCAGAGCTCATGTCAGTGTGCTGGTTCAGCATCTCCGACCGCATCAGCAGCAAGGAGCTCTCACCGGGCACCCAATACGCGGCCTACCTTGTGTACAAGCTCACTCAGGACGCATCCGGTCTCAGCTCCCCACGGCAGATATCGTTCATTGAGGTAGGTGGGCAGCTAGTTGGGAGCATCCACCCGGCGTCTCTCCATCCCTGCGACCGTTGTTCCTGCGCCACACGTGATGGCGAGTCGTCATCGTCGTCGACGACGTCCACAACGAACGTTGCCGCCGTACAGGTGCACGAGCACATGAAGGATGAAGGAGGCCTCATTGTCAGGTACCCGCGGCAACGGGTCGACGGCTGGTTGGAGTTCGAGATAGGTGACTTCCACACAG GTGATGAAGCCGCGGCTGCAGTAGACGTTTTGATGGTGCTGCAAGAGCTTGAGGAGCTGCAGTGGAAGAAGGGGCTCATCATCGAAGGCATTGAGATAAGGCCGAGAAACTAA